Sequence from the bacterium genome:
GAGACGCTCGCCGGCACAGTGAGCGTGGTCGTGCTGGTGCTGCTAGTCGGGGCGATCCTGTTCGGCTTCGATTCCGCGATCAGCGGAATGATGCAGCTCCTCTGGCCATAAACCCGAAACCGAAGCCCAAGAAAGGCAGGCAGTCCTCGTGTACTGGTACGTCATCAACACGTTTTCGGGTCAAGAAGCTCGGGCGAAGCAATCGCTGCTCGAGCGCGCGAAACAATTCGGTCGCGATGAAGCGATCGGCGAGATATTTATTCCTGAGGAGGATGTAGTCGAGGTCGTCAAAGGTCAGCGTCGCACGAGCAAGCGCAAGTTCTTGCCCGGCTACATCCTGGTTCAGATGCAACTCGACGACGAGATCTGGCACATCGTCAAGAACACCGCAAAGGTCACCGGTTTCGTCGGTACGGGGTCCCGCCCGGCGGCGATTCCGGAAGAGGACGTCAAGCGGATGCTCGGGCGTACCCAGGCAGAAAAGCCCAAGCCCGCGATTTCATTT
This genomic interval carries:
- the secE gene encoding preprotein translocase subunit SecE, whose protein sequence is MSKNPIQWTEDGRQFLSEVQVEVKKVTWPTQKETLAGTVSVVVLVLLVGAILFGFDSAISGMMQLLWP
- the nusG gene encoding transcription termination/antitermination factor NusG, with the protein product MYWYVINTFSGQEARAKQSLLERAKQFGRDEAIGEIFIPEEDVVEVVKGQRRTSKRKFLPGYILVQMQLDDEIWHIVKNTAKVTGFVGTGSRPAAIPEEDVKRMLGRTQAEKPKPAISFEEGEDVRVTQGPFSNFSGTVGSVKPEKEQVQVFVAVFGRQTPVWLSYEHVEKV